Proteins encoded in a region of the Sceloporus undulatus isolate JIND9_A2432 ecotype Alabama chromosome 11, SceUnd_v1.1, whole genome shotgun sequence genome:
- the TMEM270 gene encoding transmembrane protein 270 — protein sequence MEPDSRQAPHDAQPPGQVPEPSGPLLPSVSLGKSFQGMVYGALSTLYLHLLSLRVGLLGWYFCLKQVQWDILCWVHASMELATDLVFCWAQNVLLAFMMLLLLSWKVCSGVTLPGWHPLLRRVVRRLALNVQLAWALSLLKRAFWRLKCLVVWMAWAPAYCLAWVICCIARTLEISYKQAARLAKEEEELEEEKALVALIMREDKF from the exons ATGGAGCCGGACAGCCGCCAAGCTCCCCACGATGCTCAGCCTCCAGGACAAGTCCCTGAGCCTTCAGGCCCCCTCCTGCCTTCGGTGTCCCTTGGGAAAAGCTTCCAGGGGATGGTCTACGGGGCGCTGAGCACCCTCTACTTGCACCTGCTCTCCTTGCGGGTGGGACTGCTAGGCTGGTACTTCTGCTTGAAGCAGGTGCAGTGGGACATCCTCTGCTGGGTCCACGCCTCCATGGAGCTGGCCACCGATTTGGTCTTCTGCTGGGCCCAGAACGTCCTCCTGGCTTTCATGATGCTCCTGCTCCTCTCCTGGAAAGTTTGCAGCGGAGTCACGCTGCCCGGCTGGCATCCGCTGCTGCGGAGAGTGGTGAGGAGACTG GCCTTGAATGTGCAGCTGGCCTGGGCTCTCTCTCTGCTGAAGAGGGCTTTCTGGAGGCTGAAGTGCCTCGTGGTGTGGATGGCCTGGGCTCCGGCCTACTGCTTGGCTTGGGTGATCTGCTGCATCGCccggactctggagatcagctaCAAGCAGGCGGCCAGGCTGgccaaagaggaagaggagctggaggaggagaaggcgttGGTGGCGCTGATAATGCGGGAAGACAAGTTCTAA